The following proteins are co-located in the Methanolacinia paynteri genome:
- the porA gene encoding pyruvate ferredoxin oxidoreductase — MLNVGTGNKAVALAVRDAKPGVVAAYPITPQTEIVEEIANQVSSGKLGARYIPVESEHSAMAACIGVAATGTRTFTATSSHGLVYMCEMLHWAAGARLPIVMANANRALGPGWNIGAEHSDSMSMRDSGWLQVYASTVQEAYDATIIAFRIAENENVLLPVMINLDGFLLTHVTQGFETVDPSGFLPPTNTPHAIDINNPGGYGTLTANTDHYKFRHDIMVGMKNSVAVIEDAQKEFEKHFGRKYEMYEEYMTEDAEVLVIAMGTIGKEMEVAVDKLREEGVKAGSIRVRWFRPFPDLREKFEGKEIVVIDRDYSFGFGGILANELRAKTCCNPYSVIAGLGGQDVTYDDIAGFVRDRKPGEEFWFGVSE, encoded by the coding sequence ATGCTGAATGTAGGAACAGGCAATAAGGCAGTGGCACTTGCGGTTAGAGATGCAAAACCCGGTGTAGTCGCTGCGTACCCGATCACCCCTCAGACCGAGATAGTCGAAGAGATTGCGAACCAGGTGAGTTCCGGAAAGCTGGGTGCGAGGTATATCCCCGTTGAGTCCGAGCACTCTGCAATGGCCGCCTGCATCGGTGTTGCCGCGACCGGCACAAGAACATTTACCGCAACAAGTTCGCACGGTCTTGTCTACATGTGCGAGATGCTCCACTGGGCGGCCGGTGCACGCCTCCCGATCGTTATGGCGAATGCGAACCGTGCTCTCGGTCCCGGCTGGAATATCGGCGCCGAACATTCGGACTCCATGTCCATGAGGGACTCCGGGTGGCTCCAGGTATATGCGTCGACCGTACAGGAGGCATACGATGCGACGATAATCGCGTTCAGGATTGCAGAGAATGAAAACGTTCTGCTCCCTGTGATGATCAACCTCGACGGTTTCCTCCTGACCCACGTCACGCAGGGATTCGAGACTGTCGATCCATCCGGGTTCCTGCCCCCCACAAACACCCCACACGCCATCGATATCAATAATCCTGGCGGCTACGGGACGCTCACCGCAAACACCGACCACTACAAGTTCCGCCACGACATCATGGTCGGAATGAAGAACTCCGTAGCAGTTATAGAAGATGCCCAGAAGGAATTTGAGAAACATTTCGGCAGGAAATACGAGATGTACGAGGAGTACATGACAGAGGATGCCGAAGTCCTTGTAATTGCGATGGGAACAATAGGCAAGGAGATGGAGGTCGCGGTCGACAAACTTCGTGAAGAAGGAGTTAAGGCGGGTTCAATCCGGGTTCGCTGGTTCAGGCCGTTCCCTGACCTGAGGGAAAAATTCGAAGGGAAAGAGATCGTCGTAATCGACCGCGATTACTCGTTCGGCTTCGGCGGAATTCTTGCCAATGAACTCCGTGCGAAGACCTGCTGCAACCCTTACAGCGTCATCGCCGGCCTCGGCGGCCAGGATGTCACATATGACGATATCGCCGGGTTTGTCCGGGACAGGAAACCTGGCGAAGAGTTCTGGTTCGGGGTGAGCGAATAA
- a CDS encoding 2-oxoacid:acceptor oxidoreductase family protein, producing the protein MYEIRLHSRGGQGGVTAAKILAHAAFLDGKYATATPLYGAERRGAPVVSFIRIDDKPIKVYSQVRNPDLVIVLDPGIMNMVDVMQGIHKDGKVLINSPHKPEMDGHKVYNIDLTGIALSLDLVVAGNPILNTPLLGALAKIGLVSRESVRKAISEAFSDERNGTAALKAYEELVI; encoded by the coding sequence ATGTACGAGATAAGGCTTCATTCAAGGGGCGGGCAGGGTGGTGTAACAGCCGCAAAGATCCTTGCTCATGCTGCATTCCTCGACGGTAAATATGCAACTGCAACTCCTCTCTATGGTGCAGAGAGGCGCGGTGCACCTGTGGTTTCGTTCATCAGGATCGATGACAAGCCTATAAAGGTCTATTCGCAGGTAAGAAACCCCGATCTTGTAATTGTTCTCGATCCGGGAATCATGAACATGGTCGATGTTATGCAGGGCATCCACAAAGACGGCAAAGTCCTGATCAACAGCCCGCATAAACCGGAGATGGATGGTCACAAGGTCTACAACATCGATCTTACGGGGATCGCATTATCTCTCGATCTCGTCGTGGCAGGAAACCCGATCCTCAACACCCCTCTTCTCGGGGCTCTTGCAAAGATCGGCCTGGTATCGAGGGAATCTGTCAGGAAGGCGATATCCGAGGCGTTCTCGGACGAGAGGAACGGGACAGCAGCCCTTAAGGCGTACGAGGAGCTGGTAATATGA
- a CDS encoding 4Fe-4S binding protein: MSAKLAISRPKEGAAGKTGTWRTFKPVVDRELCNKCGNCERFCPDGTISKEFEIDLEFCKGCGICADVCPKKAIKMVREE; the protein is encoded by the coding sequence ATGAGTGCAAAACTTGCAATATCGAGACCTAAAGAGGGAGCCGCAGGAAAGACCGGCACCTGGAGAACTTTCAAGCCAGTAGTCGACAGGGAACTCTGCAACAAGTGCGGAAACTGCGAGAGGTTCTGCCCCGACGGAACTATCTCAAAAGAGTTCGAGATCGATCTCGAGTTCTGCAAAGGCTGCGGAATCTGTGCCGATGTCTGCCCCAAGAAGGCCATAAAGATGGTCAGGGAAGAATAG
- a CDS encoding winged helix-turn-helix transcriptional regulator, with protein sequence MAKNKEYWSWVEAAVNVIGGKWKLLIVLVLRDGKLRYSEILHKLPSISEKMLVKQLRELERDGIITRTVYPVVPPKVEYSLTEAGDKLVIVLKVLGFWGIRYLDDEVVGEGLSREKVNDPVKLRLLLEDIQKIRNDIEKQLGEQN encoded by the coding sequence ATGGCAAAGAACAAGGAATACTGGTCGTGGGTCGAAGCGGCAGTCAATGTAATCGGGGGAAAATGGAAACTGTTGATCGTTCTTGTATTAAGAGACGGAAAACTGCGTTATAGTGAAATATTACACAAACTGCCCTCGATCAGCGAGAAGATGCTGGTAAAGCAGCTTCGCGAACTCGAACGTGACGGCATTATTACAAGAACAGTATATCCGGTAGTTCCTCCGAAGGTCGAATATTCGCTTACGGAAGCGGGTGATAAACTGGTTATCGTTTTAAAGGTACTTGGGTTCTGGGGTATAAGGTATCTTGATGACGAAGTTGTCGGTGAAGGATTGTCAAGGGAGAAAGTCAACGATCCTGTAAAACTCCGCCTCCTTCTCGAAGATATCCAAAAAATCCGCAACGATATAGAAAAACAGCTGGGAGAGCAGAATTAG